In the Paenibacillus sp. FSL H7-0357 genome, one interval contains:
- a CDS encoding DUF11 domain-containing protein — MTPGSFPQPVVTNQSMVLFSSAAGIDAITYSNTVHTPVLSPVLSLFKSADKTSVSLGETLVYSLVAKNSGNVAALATIRDILLEGVSFIANSVLRDGVPLPGVSPSSGIPLGIISPQAQVRIAFQVIVVSLPPSLELRNEARGFYSFTTPEGRLVQSEILSNPVAVSLLSYQLSTLLAASTPTTFTGDVVTYMLQLRNEGARLLNDIIVFIPVPDGAIFVPGSVVAGGIYYPDADPAEGIRLGGLSTDTAAEISFRVRITSVPENFLLTTQARTTYQGDEATDTTESNTLEISIIQAGVTVSLKVDRYSAAPGDNLHYKFTVQNSGNLAVNAALVDAIPPGTLFIWDSVMVDGVPMKGIRPGEFIPLGTIRAGSVVLVEFLVSIPAATDIKQTPAVQNQGNLQYTFTLPDGRNVRLVARSNAVTTLILSPVISIEMNGEPPIVEPGGNAQFRISVINSGNYPADVSVIRIVPQGSLIESDIVTVSTLTSSEASYRGTMPLGTVQAGQTVHLTYFVRINDDFMGRSLQGSSTALYLFTIDGRRYSGESRSNSYKLNIEEISE, encoded by the coding sequence ATGACCCCTGGCTCATTTCCTCAACCTGTCGTGACGAATCAGTCCATGGTACTGTTCAGCTCGGCAGCGGGTATAGACGCTATAACCTATTCCAATACCGTCCATACCCCGGTCCTCAGCCCCGTACTTTCCTTATTCAAAAGTGCGGACAAAACCAGCGTCTCCCTTGGGGAGACGCTGGTTTACTCGCTTGTTGCCAAGAACAGCGGCAACGTGGCTGCACTGGCAACGATCAGAGATATTCTCCTTGAAGGCGTATCCTTCATTGCTAATAGTGTGCTAAGAGACGGAGTCCCCCTTCCCGGGGTATCTCCGTCTTCCGGCATACCGCTGGGAATAATATCACCGCAGGCACAGGTCCGCATCGCCTTCCAGGTCATTGTCGTTTCGCTTCCCCCCTCACTGGAGCTTCGCAATGAAGCCAGGGGATTTTATTCTTTCACTACACCGGAAGGCAGGCTTGTGCAAAGCGAAATCCTTTCCAATCCGGTAGCAGTTTCTTTGCTTTCCTACCAGCTCTCCACCCTTCTGGCCGCAAGTACTCCGACTACCTTTACCGGAGATGTAGTCACTTATATGCTGCAGCTCAGGAACGAGGGAGCACGGCTGCTGAACGATATTATCGTATTCATTCCCGTGCCGGATGGAGCCATTTTCGTTCCGGGAAGTGTTGTCGCCGGGGGTATCTATTATCCCGATGCTGATCCGGCAGAAGGAATCCGGCTGGGAGGCCTAAGTACAGACACAGCCGCCGAAATTTCTTTTCGCGTACGGATCACGTCAGTCCCTGAGAATTTCCTGTTAACAACGCAGGCGCGCACCACCTACCAGGGAGATGAAGCTACTGATACCACCGAGAGCAATACCTTGGAAATATCCATTATCCAGGCAGGCGTTACAGTCAGTCTAAAGGTTGATCGCTACAGCGCGGCGCCCGGAGACAACCTGCATTATAAGTTCACCGTACAAAACAGCGGAAATCTGGCTGTAAATGCTGCACTGGTGGATGCAATTCCTCCAGGAACATTGTTCATCTGGGACAGCGTTATGGTTGACGGTGTGCCCATGAAGGGTATTAGACCGGGAGAATTCATCCCGCTGGGCACAATAAGAGCCGGCTCTGTGGTCCTCGTGGAGTTTCTTGTGTCTATCCCTGCAGCCACTGATATCAAGCAGACCCCGGCGGTGCAGAACCAAGGCAATCTGCAATATACCTTCACACTGCCAGACGGACGAAATGTAAGACTGGTTGCCCGCTCAAATGCGGTTACCACCTTGATTCTGTCGCCGGTCATATCCATTGAGATGAATGGTGAACCGCCGATTGTCGAGCCCGGGGGGAATGCCCAATTCAGGATTTCAGTGATCAATAGCGGCAATTATCCTGCCGACGTTTCTGTCATACGGATCGTGCCCCAAGGAAGCCTAATTGAGTCCGACATCGTTACGGTCAGTACCCTTACCTCATCTGAAGCCTCTTACCGGGGGACGATGCCGCTGGGTACAGTGCAAGCTGGTCAGACGGTCCATCTCACTTATTTTGTCAGAATCAATGACGATTTCATGGGCCGGTCCCTTCAAGGCTCCTCGACCGCGCTGTACCTGTTCACGATTGACGGCCGGAGATATTCCGGGGAATCCCGGTCAAACAGCTATAAGCTTAATATTGAAGAGATCAGTGAATAA
- a CDS encoding DUF7507 domain-containing protein, with product MKIIPLVVRATINATGAITFTGNTLGLSRSETAGVPGTQDSIGAFSTVNTASVFGTYPAGTTSLYQNNSSAAILTLPAGSTVLYAELIWAGSYINGSVNLSAFINNPVSFTTPAGSTTSVTPDAATANTIDLGNGASAYVRSANVTSIIQGGGAGTYTLGGVVGTIVITGDATANHAGWTLGVIYQNPSLPFRNMSLRAGAVLVQATSAPVVTTITGFATPVTGALGGRILFSAQEGDANRSGDQALFGPTSATQVALSGPNNFANNFFASQINNDNGALNTTGTFGTRNQTNGSPGTNIIGGRQGWDITNVDVSARLVNNQSSALLTLTTSGDAYVVNANALQININAPVITLTKGSNVAGPIVGDTITYTVTINNTGTASATSVVLSDTLPSGLTFVAGSVVVAGVSRPSYDISAGIPLGSLALSSSVTVTYQARVTSLPPSPQTIANSANAAFTFQSVAGGPIVSGVIPSNTVTVPVYSPVLGMVKSANTANATVGDEITYTVQISNTGNIGASTTLTDNIPAGSTYVPGSFTVNGTPLAGNPATGIAIGTIAAGGSSTVQFRVAVNSLPSPPQLTDQTTAAYTFLVPDGRTVAGSAASNTLTLPVTLPNVTVVKSTSFPDVAVGDTLTYTSVISNNGISAVTHVVLSDPIPAGSTFVPGSVTVSGSSRPVADPASGISVGAIPPGNSATVAFQVTVTSVPGTGQLSNRSSASYSSGMFTGISQSNITTTPVYQPVIGIVKSASPASATVGGNVLYTLQVQNTGNLAATVTLSDNIPAGSSFVAGSVTVNGSARPADSPLTGIPLGAVAPGSTVTVNFLTTVQSLPSPAVLTDQGSSSYTYQLPSGRSLSGGSLSNTVSIPVSAPNITLFKTANLSAIAVGENITYTVAVSNPSGVAVNNVVLSDPVPAGGAFVAGSVTVNGASVPSANPGAGIALGTIAAGASVVVTFKVNAAFLPNPAELVNRASASFTAGAFSGTALSNTVTTPIFIPVITLVKSANSAQASVGSSLSFSILASNTGNIAATLNLTDSLPPQAVFEPNSVIIGGTPLPGFNPVTGIPVGPLVPGDSVTVSFLVTVTALPPGQQLLNSAAAAISFTLPDGRQLGTNAVSNTLSVPVSAPNVSIVKSVNAIDAVTGDILKFTSVLTNTSIAAVSNIILSDPLPENIAFIPGTVIVGGVSQPQSVPSAGIPIGSLAPGASVAVTFEVRITMPIPSQINNQSTVSFTSGVFSGSSSSNVTTTPVIQPQISLVKSANDLNATVGESIIYTIVVSNTGNLAANVTLTDNIPAGTTFDPNSVIVGGFPQPGAAPDTGITVGTVAPGASVTVSFTVFIVSLPSPQQLVNQASSSFTFTPPDGRLLTGTAVSNTVTIAVSAPNLSVVKSTPATAVAVGDTIAYSVSITNTGIDPVNNVLLSDPVPDGSSFIPGSVSVNGVPFPNANPSSGIAIGTLASGATAIVSYSVTVISVPADASIDNQATVTYTSGIFSGTTLSNPVAVPVFQPNVSVVKTASTANATVGDTVTYTLTVSNTGNYGATLNVTDNIPAGTTFVPNSVLINGLPLPQADPTTGIAAGTVAAGATVAVTFSVVITSLPSPQVLVNQGTAAYSFTLPDGRTITGSALSNTVTIPVSSPNLAVLKSTATTATTVGDTITYSVTLTNNGIETVNNVVFTDALPAGTAFVPNSVLVDGVGRPGASPSTGVTIGSIAPGASVTVAFTVTVTSLPATGLLNNQSSVSFTSGALSNVAFSNIVTTPVYEPIVAAVKSASSVNATVGDTITYTVIVNNTGNYPATATLTDTIPAGTLLVANSVLINGFPSPGADPATGIPLGSIAAGASLTVTFSVLITTLPPNQQLTNRATITFAYTLPDGRTFNESAVSNINQISVSSPNVLVSKASTVTDAVVGDTVPYTVTVTNSGIASVNNVVLSDPIPPGASFVTGSVVVDSTPLPGANPANGISLGTLAPGASVQVSFNIVVTALPNPPSLNNQASVSFTSGAFSGASYSNNLITPVYQPIINILKSADTANATVGDTVTYFISVTNTGNLPAVVTLTDSIPAGGVFVPNSVLVNGVPQPGADPAAGINLGTVAPGATVVMTVTLQVTVASLPSPQRLVNQAAATFTFTPPDGRLLSGSSLSNVLVIPVSSPDVTAVKSTPAIDAVVGDTLTYTIVVTNNGIVAVNNVVLVDPIPAGSQFVAGSVTVDDIARPGANPGSGVVIGTIAAGASTTVTFKVQVIAT from the coding sequence GTGAAAATTATTCCTCTAGTCGTTCGGGCTACGATTAACGCAACAGGCGCAATTACATTTACCGGTAATACACTTGGACTAAGCAGATCCGAAACGGCCGGGGTGCCCGGTACACAGGATAGTATAGGTGCATTCAGTACGGTCAACACGGCCTCTGTATTCGGCACCTACCCAGCCGGTACGACCAGCCTGTACCAGAACAACAGCTCAGCCGCCATACTGACGCTTCCCGCAGGAAGCACCGTGCTGTACGCAGAACTGATCTGGGCCGGCTCCTATATTAACGGCTCGGTTAATCTCAGCGCCTTCATCAATAATCCGGTCTCCTTCACCACACCCGCAGGGAGTACGACCAGTGTAACTCCAGATGCAGCCACTGCTAATACTATAGATCTGGGAAACGGGGCCTCCGCCTATGTCCGCTCAGCCAATGTCACCAGCATTATTCAGGGCGGCGGTGCCGGAACCTACACGCTCGGCGGTGTCGTCGGCACCATCGTAATCACGGGTGATGCAACCGCCAACCATGCCGGCTGGACACTTGGTGTGATCTACCAGAACCCCTCCCTTCCCTTCCGCAATATGTCGCTGCGGGCAGGAGCTGTGCTTGTACAGGCCACTTCAGCCCCGGTTGTCACGACTATTACGGGTTTCGCCACACCGGTCACCGGCGCTCTGGGCGGACGCATCTTGTTCAGCGCGCAGGAAGGCGACGCGAACCGTTCAGGCGACCAGGCGCTGTTCGGCCCGACCTCCGCCACACAGGTGGCCTTGTCGGGTCCCAACAACTTTGCCAATAACTTCTTTGCTTCGCAGATTAATAATGACAACGGCGCTCTGAATACGACTGGAACCTTCGGAACCCGCAACCAGACCAACGGCAGTCCAGGCACCAATATCATCGGTGGACGGCAAGGCTGGGACATTACCAACGTCGACGTTTCGGCAAGGCTGGTGAACAACCAGTCCTCTGCACTGCTGACGCTGACCACCTCTGGCGATGCCTATGTAGTCAACGCGAATGCGCTCCAGATCAATATTAACGCTCCGGTAATCACGCTGACCAAAGGCTCCAATGTGGCCGGTCCGATCGTTGGTGATACGATAACCTATACCGTTACCATCAACAATACAGGTACTGCCAGTGCTACGAGTGTGGTACTGTCAGATACACTGCCAAGCGGCTTGACCTTTGTAGCCGGAAGCGTTGTAGTCGCCGGCGTTTCCAGGCCTAGCTATGATATTTCAGCCGGAATTCCCTTAGGGTCACTGGCACTCAGCTCTTCTGTAACGGTTACATATCAGGCCAGAGTGACCTCGCTGCCGCCCAGCCCGCAGACGATTGCCAACTCCGCCAATGCCGCATTTACATTCCAGAGTGTAGCCGGAGGACCCATTGTTTCGGGAGTCATCCCATCCAATACAGTAACGGTTCCAGTGTACTCGCCGGTTCTGGGTATGGTCAAAAGCGCCAACACCGCCAACGCAACGGTTGGAGATGAGATTACCTATACCGTGCAAATCTCCAACACGGGAAATATCGGTGCGTCCACTACGCTGACCGACAATATCCCTGCCGGAAGCACCTATGTTCCCGGGAGCTTTACCGTTAACGGGACTCCCTTGGCAGGCAATCCCGCCACGGGCATCGCAATCGGCACGATTGCCGCCGGAGGAAGCTCCACCGTTCAGTTCAGGGTTGCCGTGAACAGTCTGCCGTCGCCGCCGCAGTTAACCGACCAGACCACTGCAGCCTATACCTTCCTGGTGCCTGACGGACGTACCGTGGCCGGTTCAGCAGCATCGAATACGCTGACCCTTCCGGTGACACTGCCCAATGTTACAGTGGTCAAAAGCACCAGCTTCCCTGACGTTGCCGTAGGGGACACTTTGACCTATACCTCCGTCATCAGCAATAACGGGATTTCGGCGGTAACACATGTTGTCCTGTCCGATCCGATTCCTGCAGGCAGCACCTTTGTTCCGGGCAGTGTGACCGTTTCCGGCTCATCCCGGCCGGTCGCAGACCCGGCATCGGGAATCTCTGTGGGGGCAATTCCTCCTGGTAACAGTGCAACCGTAGCTTTCCAAGTGACGGTCACCTCTGTACCGGGAACCGGACAGCTGTCCAACCGTTCTTCGGCATCCTATAGTTCCGGGATGTTTACAGGCATTTCCCAATCCAACATCACCACAACACCTGTGTATCAGCCTGTCATTGGCATTGTCAAAAGCGCAAGTCCGGCCAGTGCGACTGTAGGCGGCAACGTGCTTTACACCCTTCAGGTGCAAAACACAGGGAATCTGGCAGCAACCGTCACCCTAAGCGACAATATCCCCGCCGGCTCTTCCTTTGTTGCGGGAAGCGTTACAGTGAACGGTTCCGCTCGTCCTGCGGATTCTCCGCTCACCGGAATTCCACTGGGGGCCGTGGCTCCCGGTTCTACGGTAACCGTCAACTTCCTGACTACGGTGCAGTCACTGCCTTCTCCGGCGGTATTGACCGACCAAGGAAGCAGCAGCTATACCTACCAGTTGCCCAGCGGACGTTCCCTCAGCGGGGGAAGCCTCTCGAATACGGTCAGTATCCCGGTTTCCGCACCGAATATCACCTTATTCAAAACAGCCAATCTCTCCGCCATCGCTGTCGGTGAGAATATAACCTATACCGTAGCGGTATCCAATCCGAGCGGGGTGGCTGTAAACAACGTCGTCCTGTCTGATCCCGTACCCGCGGGAGGAGCATTTGTGGCTGGGAGCGTCACGGTGAACGGGGCTTCTGTACCATCCGCCAATCCGGGGGCGGGCATTGCTCTTGGCACCATCGCGGCAGGGGCCAGTGTGGTCGTCACCTTCAAGGTGAACGCTGCCTTCCTGCCAAATCCCGCCGAACTGGTTAACCGGGCCAGCGCTTCATTCACGGCAGGAGCGTTCAGCGGAACTGCCCTGTCCAATACAGTGACAACTCCGATCTTTATTCCGGTCATCACTCTCGTTAAAAGTGCCAACAGCGCCCAGGCTTCGGTAGGCAGTTCCCTATCCTTCTCGATCCTGGCCAGCAACACCGGTAATATCGCCGCCACGCTGAACCTGACTGACAGTTTACCGCCGCAAGCAGTATTTGAACCGAACAGCGTCATCATTGGCGGAACACCGCTTCCCGGTTTCAACCCGGTGACCGGAATCCCGGTAGGTCCGCTTGTGCCGGGCGATAGTGTCACCGTCAGTTTTCTGGTCACCGTGACGGCGCTGCCCCCGGGCCAGCAGCTGCTCAATTCGGCTGCTGCTGCAATCAGCTTCACTCTGCCTGACGGACGGCAGCTCGGAACAAACGCTGTTTCGAACACGCTCAGTGTTCCTGTCTCCGCTCCCAATGTCAGTATCGTCAAAAGCGTGAACGCCATTGATGCCGTTACGGGTGACATTCTTAAGTTCACCTCGGTGCTGACGAACACCAGCATCGCGGCTGTCAGCAACATCATTCTCAGTGATCCTCTGCCTGAGAATATTGCCTTCATTCCCGGAACCGTAATTGTGGGCGGCGTTTCCCAGCCGCAATCAGTTCCGTCCGCCGGCATTCCAATCGGCAGTCTGGCCCCAGGGGCGTCAGTCGCCGTAACATTCGAGGTGAGGATAACAATGCCGATTCCTTCACAGATCAACAACCAGTCGACCGTCAGCTTTACCTCCGGTGTATTCTCCGGTTCTTCATCTTCCAACGTAACCACGACACCGGTAATACAGCCGCAGATTTCCCTTGTCAAAAGTGCCAATGATCTTAATGCAACAGTTGGCGAATCCATTATCTACACGATTGTTGTCAGCAACACAGGCAATCTGGCTGCCAATGTTACTTTGACCGACAACATTCCCGCAGGGACTACCTTTGATCCCAACAGCGTTATCGTTGGCGGCTTTCCGCAGCCGGGAGCCGCACCCGATACCGGTATTACCGTCGGCACCGTAGCTCCGGGGGCCAGTGTTACCGTCAGCTTCACTGTCTTTATAGTCTCCTTGCCTTCACCACAGCAGCTTGTCAATCAGGCCTCCTCCTCCTTCACTTTCACTCCGCCTGACGGCCGGCTGCTTACGGGTACGGCTGTATCTAATACGGTAACTATCGCGGTCTCCGCTCCCAATCTTTCCGTAGTGAAGAGCACTCCTGCAACAGCAGTTGCCGTTGGAGATACGATTGCCTATTCCGTAAGCATTACCAACACCGGGATTGATCCCGTAAATAATGTATTACTCAGTGATCCCGTGCCTGACGGATCCTCATTTATACCCGGCAGCGTATCAGTAAACGGAGTGCCTTTCCCAAATGCCAATCCGTCTTCCGGGATTGCGATCGGAACGTTAGCCTCCGGCGCAACTGCAATCGTCTCTTACAGCGTAACGGTCATTTCCGTTCCCGCTGACGCCTCTATTGACAACCAGGCGACCGTTACCTATACCTCTGGTATTTTCTCAGGTACCACTTTGTCGAACCCGGTAGCCGTTCCCGTCTTCCAGCCGAATGTCTCTGTGGTTAAAACAGCCAGCACCGCTAATGCCACAGTCGGCGATACCGTAACCTATACCTTGACTGTCAGCAACACCGGCAATTATGGAGCCACTCTGAACGTAACGGACAATATTCCGGCAGGAACCACTTTTGTGCCCAACAGCGTCCTGATCAATGGGCTGCCTCTGCCGCAGGCTGATCCCACTACCGGTATTGCCGCTGGAACTGTCGCTGCGGGAGCCACTGTCGCCGTCACTTTCTCAGTTGTGATTACCTCACTGCCGTCTCCGCAGGTGCTGGTCAATCAGGGGACCGCAGCGTACAGCTTTACTTTGCCTGACGGACGCACAATCACCGGTTCAGCACTCTCCAACACGGTCACGATTCCTGTATCCAGCCCGAATCTCGCCGTGCTCAAATCCACCGCGACAACGGCAACTACCGTCGGGGACACGATTACCTATTCCGTGACCTTGACGAATAACGGGATCGAAACCGTCAATAACGTTGTCTTTACGGATGCTCTTCCTGCAGGTACCGCCTTTGTGCCGAACAGTGTGCTTGTGGACGGTGTCGGGCGGCCCGGGGCTTCACCTTCTACCGGGGTAACCATAGGCAGCATCGCCCCGGGGGCTTCAGTGACCGTAGCCTTTACTGTAACCGTAACTTCGCTGCCGGCAACCGGACTGCTGAACAACCAGTCCTCCGTCAGCTTTACTTCCGGAGCACTTTCCAACGTAGCATTCTCCAATATTGTCACCACACCGGTCTACGAACCGATAGTGGCAGCAGTCAAAAGCGCAAGCTCTGTCAATGCTACCGTCGGGGATACCATTACCTATACCGTAATTGTAAACAATACAGGCAACTATCCGGCTACTGCTACTTTGACCGATACGATTCCGGCAGGAACCCTACTTGTAGCAAACAGTGTGCTGATTAACGGATTCCCGTCCCCGGGAGCCGATCCCGCAACCGGCATTCCGCTCGGTTCTATTGCTGCCGGCGCCAGCTTAACAGTCACTTTCTCTGTTCTGATCACTACGCTGCCGCCAAACCAGCAATTGACCAACCGGGCTACCATCACCTTTGCGTATACCCTGCCGGACGGCCGGACCTTCAACGAATCAGCAGTCTCCAACATCAATCAGATTTCCGTTTCATCGCCTAACGTATTGGTATCAAAAGCCTCCACTGTAACAGATGCCGTAGTAGGTGATACCGTTCCCTACACAGTCACCGTTACCAATAGCGGGATTGCATCGGTCAACAATGTCGTGCTTAGCGATCCGATACCACCGGGAGCTTCCTTTGTCACAGGCAGCGTAGTTGTCGACAGCACTCCTCTGCCGGGAGCGAACCCGGCCAATGGAATTTCCCTTGGCACTCTGGCTCCGGGAGCTTCTGTCCAGGTCTCCTTCAATATTGTTGTTACTGCGCTGCCGAATCCACCGAGCCTTAATAACCAGGCGTCCGTGAGCTTTACCTCCGGTGCTTTCTCGGGTGCTTCCTATTCCAATAACCTGATTACTCCGGTGTATCAGCCGATAATCAATATCCTAAAGAGCGCGGATACAGCCAATGCAACCGTCGGAGACACTGTCACTTACTTCATTAGCGTCACAAACACCGGGAACTTGCCGGCTGTGGTTACCCTTACGGACTCCATCCCTGCAGGAGGTGTATTTGTTCCGAACAGTGTGCTGGTGAACGGTGTGCCGCAACCGGGAGCCGATCCGGCAGCCGGAATCAACCTTGGAACGGTTGCCCCTGGAGCTACAGTCGTCATGACAGTCACCCTGCAGGTTACCGTGGCTTCGCTGCCTTCACCGCAGCGACTCGTCAATCAGGCAGCCGCAACCTTCACGTTCACGCCGCCGGACGGACGTCTGCTCTCAGGCTCTTCCTTGTCCAATGTACTTGTGATCCCTGTATCGTCTCCGGACGTCACCGCAGTCAAGAGCACACCGGCTATCGATGCCGTAGTCGGCGACACCCTTACCTATACAATTGTCGTGACGAACAACGGTATCGTCGCCGTCAACAACGTTGTGCTGGTTGACCCGATTCCGGCCGGAAGCCAATTCGTTGCGGGCAGCGTTACCGTAGACGATATCGCCCGTCCTGGGGCCAACCCCGGATCAGGCGTTGTCATCGGCACGATTGCTGCCGGAGCTTCAACAACTGTAACCTTCAAGGTTCAGGTAATCGCGACATGA
- a CDS encoding amidohydrolase produces the protein MTATLFKNGVLPFRSQSGDDAVYVEHGRITAVGEGRYLALQLSGREYNVVDWDGAYVLPGLTDAHVHLGMHGMKLDMLDFTGMTSKEEMLHAIARRAEITPPGEWILGLNWNENEFRPAAAPHISELDAVTERHPVFLTRTCFHAFLGNSEAFRRAGVTESTTDFASGAYGRDAEGKLNGWIYEDASQPFNAVQPVPDYTAKKNAVRRGIADALSLGLTAVHTEDLRLLDSVETMLQIHRELREEGLFFRTHQLLYYVYLQEVEELRLQAGSGDEWLRLGAVKLFADGAIGGRTALLEQPYSDAPDTSGIAIHTQEKLNEIVGAARRLSFPVAVHAIGDAAARMTLAAMDHHRLSPEAVLPDRFIHAQVLNGALVEQMRGLRLIADIQPRFVASDFPWVLERVGPARTGHLYAWNKLMKAGITCAGGSDAPIEPLNPFLGLHAAVTRRKPGESHEGYLPGEKLSIPEAIGLFTTGSAAAAGEERERGRIAPGLQGDFTVIDRDVLSDPEELLQVNVRMTVVNGKIAYCAQ, from the coding sequence ATGACCGCAACCTTATTTAAAAATGGCGTTCTGCCATTTCGCAGCCAATCCGGCGATGACGCTGTATATGTGGAGCACGGCAGGATCACTGCCGTTGGAGAGGGCAGGTACTTGGCCCTGCAGCTTAGCGGCAGAGAATACAACGTTGTCGATTGGGACGGAGCCTATGTGCTGCCCGGTCTGACCGATGCGCATGTGCATCTGGGCATGCACGGGATGAAGCTGGACATGCTGGATTTCACGGGTATGACCTCCAAAGAAGAGATGCTGCATGCAATTGCCAGACGCGCAGAGATTACGCCTCCCGGGGAATGGATCCTCGGGCTGAACTGGAACGAGAATGAATTCCGGCCTGCCGCAGCGCCGCATATATCCGAGCTGGATGCGGTGACAGAGCGGCATCCCGTATTCCTTACGCGTACTTGCTTTCATGCCTTCCTCGGCAATAGCGAGGCTTTCAGGCGGGCAGGCGTGACCGAATCCACTACAGACTTCGCTTCCGGAGCCTACGGCCGTGACGCTGAAGGGAAGCTGAACGGCTGGATTTATGAGGATGCCTCACAGCCGTTTAATGCCGTGCAGCCGGTGCCCGATTATACCGCCAAGAAGAATGCGGTCCGCCGGGGAATTGCCGACGCGCTCTCTCTGGGGCTTACAGCCGTGCATACAGAGGATCTGCGGCTGCTGGACAGTGTGGAGACGATGCTGCAGATTCACCGTGAGCTGCGCGAAGAAGGCCTGTTCTTCCGCACACACCAGCTGCTGTATTATGTCTATCTGCAGGAGGTGGAGGAGCTGCGGCTGCAGGCAGGCAGCGGTGACGAGTGGCTGCGGCTTGGTGCGGTCAAGCTGTTCGCCGACGGTGCCATCGGCGGACGGACCGCACTGTTGGAGCAGCCTTACAGCGATGCCCCGGATACATCCGGCATCGCGATCCATACACAGGAGAAGCTGAATGAAATTGTCGGCGCGGCGAGACGGCTGTCATTCCCGGTTGCTGTGCATGCGATCGGAGATGCGGCAGCCCGGATGACGCTAGCTGCGATGGACCATCACCGGCTGTCTCCGGAAGCCGTCCTGCCGGACCGCTTCATACATGCCCAGGTGCTGAATGGCGCGCTGGTGGAGCAAATGCGCGGACTTCGGCTCATTGCCGATATCCAGCCGCGTTTTGTGGCCAGTGACTTTCCCTGGGTGCTGGAACGGGTAGGCCCGGCAAGAACAGGGCATCTGTATGCCTGGAATAAGCTGATGAAGGCCGGAATTACCTGTGCCGGTGGCAGTGACGCGCCCATTGAGCCGCTGAATCCATTTCTTGGCCTGCACGCTGCCGTTACCCGCCGCAAGCCGGGGGAATCCCATGAGGGCTACTTGCCGGGTGAGAAGCTGAGCATCCCGGAGGCGATAGGTCTGTTCACAACGGGCAGTGCGGCTGCCGCGGGAGAAGAGCGTGAACGCGGACGTATCGCACCGGGCTTGCAGGGGGATTTCACGGTAATTGACCGTGACGTGTTGAGCGATCCCGAGGAACTGCTGCAGGTGAACGTACGGATGACTGTGGTCAATGGGAAAATCGCCTACTGTGCTCAATGA
- a CDS encoding DUF423 domain-containing protein yields MQRRFIAWGALLAMLAVGIGAFGAHMLKASISEDYMKVYETGVHYHMIHALGLILVAIIAGQWGESVRLRWSGRLLIAGIVLFSGSLYVLSITGIKILGAVTPLGGVCFIAGWICLAWEALSRKN; encoded by the coding sequence ATGCAACGGAGATTTATCGCCTGGGGAGCTTTGCTGGCTATGCTGGCAGTGGGGATCGGCGCATTCGGAGCGCATATGCTGAAGGCTTCGATCAGCGAGGATTACATGAAGGTGTATGAAACCGGTGTGCATTATCATATGATTCATGCACTGGGACTGATATTGGTCGCGATTATTGCAGGACAATGGGGAGAGAGTGTCCGCCTGCGCTGGAGCGGCAGGCTGCTGATCGCAGGAATTGTTCTCTTCTCCGGCAGCTTGTACGTACTGAGTATTACCGGGATCAAAATCCTTGGAGCGGTTACCCCGCTCGGCGGCGTTTGTTTTATTGCCGGCTGGATATGTCTGGCCTGGGAAGCCCTTTCCCGCAAGAACTGA
- a CDS encoding YunC family protein, with protein sequence MVTIEPIQVGDHTLVGVEVKLPKTTLLTISTSRGYIMCGALDVGLLNKMLSDRQIIAARAVGVRTLAQLLAAPLESVTIEAENLGILPGMTGSEALLRML encoded by the coding sequence TTGGTTACCATAGAACCTATTCAGGTCGGAGATCACACCTTAGTTGGAGTCGAGGTGAAACTTCCCAAAACAACGCTGCTCACCATCAGCACAAGCCGAGGGTATATTATGTGCGGAGCGCTGGATGTGGGACTGCTGAATAAGATGCTTAGTGACCGGCAGATTATTGCCGCACGGGCCGTAGGTGTACGCACATTGGCGCAGCTCCTGGCAGCTCCGCTGGAGTCTGTTACTATAGAAGCGGAAAATCTTGGGATTTTGCCGGGGATGACAGGCAGTGAGGCATTGCTCCGCATGCTCTGA